The window TGCAATACCATTTTTGGCGAGTAAATTTTTCTCAGAAAGTAAATTACTCAATGGCTTATTTTCAGTGGTTTCAATTATTTCACCATTAAAAGTGATTTGCATTTTTCAATTTTAATTTTTTTAATAAAATGCTTTAGGTGAATGGAAAGGAAAGATTGTATTCCTAACTTTTTCCTACAACAGTACAAACTGTATCAGGTTCAAAGGGTTTAATCTCAGCCTTTTCGGCACCCCTAAAGTTTATGCTAATATACAAACAAATTTGTACTTACACCTTGTTTATTTATCCAGCCGTTTATCAATACTATAGTACCTCTTATGTATTTTTGGTATCAACTGAAGTTTTATTAGTGATATTTGAAGTAATGATTAGAAATCTACTTTCCATACTGATATTTTTTATTTCGTTTGCCTTAGTTGCGTCTAAAAAAGACAGCCTAGGGCTATCTATTTCTGCCGGTTTGAATTTTTCTACCATTAACACCGATAAAGATTTTGTTTCGAAACCACGTATAGGAAACAATATAAGGTTGGGCGTTTATCTAAAGCGAAATATTTTACTTTCTGCTGAATACACTCATTTTGCGAAACATGACATTTCTATTTTCGAAAAAAAAGTACAATCTCAATCGCTAGAGATTAACGCAAATTTTAGGTCTAATTTGGTGGGCTATTCTACCGCTTTTTATTTTATAACAGGAGTTGCCATGCAAAACAGAATTTTTAATAAGGTTACTTATGATGCTTTTAATTATGGTTTGTTAGAGTCAAGCAATGTGGTGCAGAGGGATAATTGGTATGGGATAAATTTAGGTTTTGGCTTGTCGCAAAAAATAAAATTTATTGATGTATTTGCTGATTTAAAATATCGTATAAGCAAGCGTATTTCATCTGTTCCGGTCAATATTATTGATATTGGCTATCAAATTGGATTACGATACAATTTTATGCTTGGTAAGCCTACTCGAAAAGTAAGAATGAAACTTCCAGGAGATAAATACCATTGGTTTTAACTTGTAATATTTAAAACTTTATTTAAGGCCTAAAGAGGTATATGGCCTTCACTCTATTTTGATTTTAATTAACAATAAAATAAATGGAAGAAGTAAGTATAAATTAAAGTAAATTTGAGTTAATTAATTTCGCAATGAATAATCCGTTTTCTACATTCCTACATATTACATTATTTTTGTTTGTGTTGTTGAGCTGCAACAACAATAAAGGTCGAAAAAATGTGTCCGAAAGTACCTTAAAAGAGCCACTTATTGATGCCAACAAAAAAATGGTAAAGCAAGAGTCGGACGAAATTGACCAATATGTTAAATTACAAGGATGGAAAATGCGCACCAGTGGCTCAGGGTTGCGTTATATGATTTACGACACTACCAACAAACCGTTTGCCCAAAATGGCCAAATGGCAAAGGTTAAGTATAAAATATCCTTGTTAGATGGCACTGTATGCTATTCGTCCGAAAAAAATGGTTTTAAAGAGTTTTTAATTGGTCAGGATCATGTTGAAAGTGGGTTACATGAAGGTATTAGATATATGAAGGAGGGCGAAAAGGCTTTGTTTGTTATGCCGTCTCATCTGGCGCATGGTTTGTCTGGCGATAACGATAAGGTGCCACCCCGATCAAGTTTAGTATTTGATATTGAGTTAATATCTCTTAGGTAATTTCTAGCTATTTATTCTTATTTTTGCTCTTTAATTTTTTAATTGAGCGCATTCAAAAAATATTCATCTAAATTCAATAAGCACATATCTAATTCGATGTGTGTTTGTTTTTTTTTATTGACTTTTATTTCCAGCTGCAAAAAAGAAGAAAAATACAAAGGATATAAAGAAACAAATAGTGGTTTGTATTATAAGCTATTATCCTTTGGTGATAGTACTAAAACTGCAAAAAATACAGATTTCCTCGCGCTGCGAATTGTGTATAAAAACGAACGAGATTCGGTTTTTTTAGACACCAAGAATCAAAATCCTTTGGGGTATTTGCTTGTGCCTGCAAGCAAAGTAAGCTTTAAGGGCAGTTTTGAGGAGTTTTATACAAGCATGAATGAAGGAGATAGCATAACTTTTAAAGTACATAGTGATTCGTTATTTATCAAGTTTTTGCAAACCGAATACCCTGTTTTTATTAAAGAATCTAGTATTTTAAATGTGGATGTAAAACTCCAAAAAATATTATCCAAAGAAGCATATGAAAATGAATTAAAGCTGTTGGCGCAACTAATAGATGATTTAGATATAGAAGAGCAACGCAAGCTGTTGATTTATTTAAGACAAAACAATATTTTTCAATCGCCTTTAGATAATGGGTTGTATTATATATCGGCAATTGAGGGGGACGGCCCTCTAGTTGAAAATGAAAAAACGATTGTAATGCGCTACAATGGTTATTTTATGGATGGTAAAAAATTTGATACTACAATCGATTCGTCCTTATTTGAATTTGTAATGGGTAAAGAAGATCAAATTATACCCGGAATTGCCGAGGGAATTAAATTGATGAAACAAGGTGGGAAAGCAAAATTAATTATACCTTCGCATCTTGCTTACGGAAAGGATGGCTCATCTACTGGGGTTGTGCCTCCTTACACCACACTAATTTATGATATTGAAATTGTCCAAGTAAAATAACAATCAAAACAACATATTTGCCATTTATGTTATGGCAAAATCTTAAAAAAATGAATATGAAAAAACAATTTAAAACAGCAATTTTAGCATCAATAGGAGCTTTTGTGGTGTCTTGTAATTCTAACAAAGGGTCAGCAGATTTTGAAAAAACGGAATCTGGTTTGGAGTACAAATTTTATTCTCAAAATAAAGAGGGCGTAAAACCTAAAGAAGGCGATTTTATAAAGGTAATTATGCAATACAAAACATCTAAAGATTCTGTGCTTTTTAAATCGGCTCAAGTTGCCATGGATGGTAGCGGAGCAATTGAGTTTCCTGTTGCAAAAGCACCGTTTAAAGGTAGTTTTGAAGAAGGCTTGGCAATGATGAGTGTTGGAGATAGTGCAAGTTTTAAAGTAAGCGCAGATTCTTTGTATTTGCTTGCTTTTAAAGCAAAGGAGCTACCTGCATTTATTGATAAAGGAAGTTTGTTGACATTTGATGTTAAGTTAGTTAGCATTCGTAGCAAAGAAGAGGTAATGAAAGAGCAAGAAATGGCAATGCAAAAGCAAGCCGCAGAAGCAGAAAAACGTAAAACTCAAGAGCCGCTTGAAATAGAAGCCTATATAAAAACAAATAATATTACCACTAAACCTACTGCAAGTGGTTTGTATGTTATCGAAAAAACAAAAGGAACTGGAGCGCAAGTTTTGAAAGGTTCTATGGTGCAAGTACATTATACCGGTATGTTTTTAGATGGAAATACATTTGATTCTTCTATTGATAGAGGGCAGCCAATCGAATTTTCGGTTGGGCAAGGTCAAGTTATTCCGGGATGGGATGAAGGATTACAATTAATGAAAGTAGGTGGGAAAGCTACTTTTTTAATACCTTCTAATTTGGCTTATGGCGAAATGGGGTCTCAAGGAGCCATTCCCCCATATTCTCCGTTGTTGTTTGATGTTGAGGTTGTTGGGGTTAAATAATTTGTATACAAGTACATTTAAATTGTAAAAAATGCGAAAAATAGTTTTTCTTCTGCTTGCACTGGTTGTTTCTTTCACTAGTTTCTCACAAAAAAAGATAAAGAAAAAAAAGGTTAAAAAGCCTGTACTTGTTAGTACTGCAAGTGGACTGAAATATTCTATTGTTCAAAAAGGAAATGGAGCTCAACCTCAAGCCGGAGATTTAGTAAATGTGCATTATGTAGGACGACTTACCAACGATACTATTTTTGATAGCTCGGTAGAACGAGGACAACCTTTTGCGTTTAAGCTGGGAGTGGGGCAAGTTATAAAAGGATGGGATGAAATTGTGGCGTTGTTGCATGTTGGCGACAAGGCCAATGTTACAATTCCTCCCGATTTAGCTTACGGTTCTAATCCGGTAGGAACAATTCCTGCCAATTCAACCTTGCTTTTTGAGGTTGAGTTGTTAGATATGATACCCGCCCCAAAACCTGCGGCTGTTACTAAGTCAATGGATACAATAACCACTGCAAGTGGCTTAAAGTATATTATGTTAAAGAAAAACCCCAATGGAGTATTGCCTCAAAAAGGTGATAAGCTTACAGTTCATTATTCGGGTTTTTTAACGGATGGTCAGTTGTTCGATTCTTCTGTTGAAAGAGCTAAACCATTTGAGTTTAAAATAGGAGCGAGCAGAGTAATTAAAGGTTGGGAGGAAGGGTTTACCTATTTGCGTCAAGGCGAAAGGGCGAAGTTTATTATTCCACATGCACTTGCCTATGGAGAAAAAGGAATGGGGATAATTCCAGCTAAATCTGATTTAATTTTTGATGTAGAGTTGCTCTTGGTTACTCCACGTAAAGCTCCAAAACCATATGATATTGCAGGATTAGAGGTTAAAACTACCGAAAGTGGTTTAAAATACATTCGTGTAAAGGAAAATCCTAACGGTCCATTGGTAGTTCCTGGAAATGTTGTAATGGCACATTATACAGGATTTCTGGAGGATAGCACCATGTTCGACTCGACTGTTGATTTGGGCAAACCCTTTCAGTTTGTAATTGGAAAAAATCAAGTTATTAAGGGGTGGGAAGAAGCATTTTTATTGATGCGAATAGGAGAAAAATATAGAATTATTATTCCTCCTGCTTTAGCCTATGGAGAAAAGGGAAAAGCTCCGGCAATTAAACCAAATTCAACTTTAATATTTGATGTGGAAATTATGTCTGCTTTCGACCCTGTAAAACCTAAAAGTGATGATCATGGTGGGCATGACCATAGCGATCCTAATCACAAACATTAATTCTAGAGTACACGTGTTTTTAGTCTAATTTTTAGTATATTGATGTGTTAAACTAAAACTTTAATACAATCTTGTAAATAATTGATTTGTAGTTTTTTATTATTTTAAAATATGGCTATGCAGTTGTTGGGATCGATACTTAAAAGTACAATAGACCTAAATCGAAAATTGCCGAAATTTCCGAGGAAAGATGCATTTAAGGTTCAAACAAATACACTTACTAAACTACTAACAAAAGCACAAGCTACCGCTTTCGGAGAACACTATAATTTTAATGCACTATTACGTTCCAAAGATATTGTAGGCGATTTTCAAAAAAGTGTTCCTACGCACGATTATAATTCCATATTTCAAAAATGGTGGTACCGGGCTATTAATGGAGAGCCATTTGTTTGCTGGCCTGAACAAGTCAAATTTTTTGCGTTAAGTTCCGGCACGTCCGAGGCGTCTAGCAAATACATTCCTGTTACAAAGGATATGATAAAGGCTATACGTAAAACGAGTATGCGGCAAATTTTAACCATGTCGCATTATAATTTACCCAAAGAACATTTTCAACGTGGAATATTAATGTTAGGCGGAAGCACACATTTAAACTATAACGGAACGTATTTTGAAGGCGATTTAAGTGGAATATCTACCGGTAATTTACCTTTTTGGTTTCAATATTTTTATAAGCCGGGAAGGCGAATTGCAAAAGAGCGAGATTGGAACTCCAAATTAGACGAAATTACAAAAAGTGCAAAAGATTGGGATATTGGTGTAGTATCTGGTGTGCCGGCATGGATGCAAATACTTTTTGAACGAATTATAGCTCATTACAAGCTAAACAATATACATGAAATTTGGCCCAACTTGCTTATTTACGCGCACGGAGGTGTTTCATTTACTCCATATAAAAAAGGGTTTGAAAAGCTTTTGGGTAAACCAATGATATATTTGGAAACATATTTGGCTTCCGAAGGTTTTATTGCGTATCAAGAACGACCTAATTCCGAGGGAATGCGTTTGGTGCTCGATAATGGAATTTTTTATGAATTTGTGCCATTTAATGAGAACAATTTTGATGGCGATGGCAATATGATTCAAAATCCGGAGACACTTACCGTAGAAAATGTCAAAGAAAATCAAGAGTATGCAATACTACTTTCAACCTGCTCAGGTGCTTGGCGTTATTTAATTGGAGATACTATAAAATTTACTTCCTTAGAATATGGCGAAATTGTAATTACCGGTAGAACCAAGCATTTTTTGAGCTTGTGCGGAGAGCATCTTTCGCAAGATAACATGAATAGAGCCATAAAAATGGTGGAAGATGAATTAAATATTGTGATTAGAGAGTTTAGTGTTGCCGGAATTAACTACGAAAATTTATTTGCTCACAAATGGTATATTGGAACAGATGATAAAGTAGATACTTCTGTTTTAAAGGAGAAAATTGACTCTAATTTGAAAGCGTTAAACGATGATTACCGAGTGGAGCGTATTGCAGCGTTGAAAGATATATTGATAGAAGTGCTTCCATCGGCAGTTTTTTATGATTTTATGCGTTCAAAAGGCAAGGAGGGGGGGCAAAATAAATTTCCACGGGTTTTGAAAAAAAATCAGCTGACAGATTGGGAAGCTTTCTTAGCCAAATTAACTAAATAAGATGATTAGTGCAGTTTTAGAAGGCATTTTACTTGGCTTAACATTGGCAATGTTAATTGGTCCCGCTTTTTTTGCTTTGCTAGACACTAGTTTAACCAACGGATTTAAAATTGGTGTAGCGTTGGCTTTTGGTATATTTCTTAGCGATTTGTTTTGCATCATATTGGCTTATTTAGGTTTTTTACAGTTTATTGATAATCCAATCTATAAAATGGAAATAGGCATTGTTGGGGGCTTTATTCTTGTGTTGTTTGGGTTGTATAATATGTTGGGTAAAAAAACACTAAAACAATCGTCTGCCGCTTCTAGTTTTGGGAAATCGATATCGGTGGTGGTGATAAAAGGCTTTTTTTTAAACCTATTTAATCCATTTGTAATACTATTTTGGGTAGGTGTAGTTACGCTGGCCGGGTCTAGATTCGAGTCTTCAAAAATTAATGCAATTGTGTTTTTTGTAGCATCTCTCATTACCATTTTTGCAACAGATGTGGTAAAATGCTTTGTTGCTCGAAAAATTAAAAACTACCTAAACGCTACTGTACTTTTGTGGGTAAATAGAGTGTCAGGGTTAATACTTGTAATATTTGGACTCGTATTGGCAATTAGAGTAATAGCTCCTAATTTATTTCTCTAAAATTTCTTTTATGTTAGGCTTAAAGTACTTTTCGCTTTTCAGCACTTTCCCATCTTCTCTATAAATAGGCTTTCCGTTTTCATCTAGTTTGCTCATGTTGCTTCGGTGTATTTCGTTAAAAACAGCTTCAATTTTGTCTTGAAGTCCGTGTTTTAAAATAGTGCCACATAAAATATACATTAAGTCGCCTAAGGCATCGGCAATTTCTACCAAATCACCATTTTTGCAAGCTTCTAAGTATTCTTCATTTTCTTCGCGCATAAGGGTATAGCGCAGTAAATATTCGTCTTGGGTTAGTTTAGAAGTTGGAGTAAAGTTGTTTTTTATGCTAAAAGCATCATGAAACTCTTTTACTTTGTTTATACTGTTCTCCATTTTATTTCTTTTTATTCTTTTGGTTGTATTGCTCGTTCAATCCAGCCACCACTTCGTTGGTAATATCTAGGGAATCGTTTGCAAATAGCAATTCGCCAATGCCCGAATACGATAAAACATAATTGTATCCTGCATTTTTGTTATACTCGTTTAGGTAGGCAGTAACATCCTTTTTGAGTGCCATGTTTTTTTTCTGAATATCGTATTGCAATTCTTGTAATTGGGCTTCCATATTAGCAAGTTCCTCGCCTCTGCGTTTCATGTCTTCGTCAGCGGCTTTGGCTTGGTCAACTGATAAAAGCCCTTTTTGGATTTTTTCTTGATACATTAAATAATCATCTTGGTATTTTTGAGCTTTATCCTTGTAGTTTTTTTCTAACCAGCCTTGTTTAGCTTCTGCCTCTTTTTCTAAGTCTTTAACCCACTTTAATTTGCTGATAAGTGTATCTGTATTTACAAAAACTATTTTGTTTGGCTTTATCTCTTTGGGTAAAAGCGGAGTTAGTGTGCTATTAACTGTACTATCCGAGGTGGAAGTGTTTGTCGTGTTAGAAATTCCACTTTTTTTACCACTAAAGTGTAAATAATACAAAAATGCAACTGCAACAAGCAGAACTACATTTAAAATGGTTGATACATTTTTCATTGTCTAAGTAAGTTTTTGGTTTTAAAACGTGTGAATATACCGTTTTATAAAAAGCTGGCATAAATTTTCTCTTTTATTTTCTAATAAGCGAAACTTTTACCGCTATTTTGAGTATAAGGATATTAACAGTCTTAAATTAACCACAAAACCCAACCTTATGAAGAAATTACTATTTCTTTTCATTGCTTTACCTGCATTTATTTTTTCACAGTTAAACACCAATTCCTACCAATCCAAAAGGTTGTGGGTAAAACTAAAAAATCCTAGTTTATCCATCACTAGCGTTTCCGGTGTAAGTCAAGAAGCTACAATTCCTGATGTGTTTACCAATTTTGGTAAATCAGTAAGAATAAATAAGGTTAGTAAGTCATTTACCAATATTTCCAATTTTCCAGCCCTACAAAATATATACGAAGTCGATTTAGCTTCGGTAAATGATGTTGGGAGAGCAATCAAGGTGTTAAAATCTTCTCCGGAAGTGGAATATGCCGAATCAATTCCGTTGGAAAAATTGAGTTATAATCCAAACGACCCTAATTATTCAGCGCAATGGGAGCTTGCTAAAATTAATGCATCCGGAGCATGGAATCTTAATAAAGGAAGTACAAGTGTTGTTGTTGCTGTTATTGATGATGCAATACAAATTAATCATGCCGATTTAGCATCTAGTATTTGGGTAAACTCCTTAGATAATAATACAAATGGAGTGGATAATGACAATAATGGTTATATAGACGATAAGAATGGATTTGATGTTGCCGATAATGATAACGACCCAAGCCCTACTTCTGCACAATTTTTTCATGGAACTCAAGTAGCAGGTGCTGCTGCGGCAACCACAGATAATGCCAAGGGTGTTGCCTCCATAGGATTTAAAATAAAAATAATGCCAATAAAGGCCAGTAATGTAGCCAATGCAATTACGCATGGCTACGAAGGTATTTTATATGCAGCCATCAATAAAGCAAACGTTATTTGTTTGGCTTGGGGAAGTCCTGTTGCTACTGTTACCGGGCAAAGTATAATTGATTTTGCCTACTCAAAAGGATGTGTAATTGTAGCGGCTGCAGGTAATGATAATACAAACGCAATGTACTATCCAGCGGCATACAATAATGTAATAGCTGTTGCTTCTACCAATAATGGAGATGTAAAATCTTCATTTTCTAATTTTGGAAATTGGATAGATGTTTCTGCTCCTGGCGATAATATTTTTACAACTACCTATACTATGGTAGCAAATTCAGGTTATTCTACAGCATCAGGAACATCTATATCGGCAGGTATTGTGTCTGGTTTATGTGGGTTGATGTTATCTTATAAACCTGCAGTTACTCAGCAGGATATAGAAAATTGTTTAAAAAACAATGCAGATCAAAGTATTTACAGTTTAGCCGGGAATACCGCATATGCTGGTTTGTTGGGGTCGGGAAGGATAGAAAGTTCAAGTGCATTGAGTTGTTTGTTGGGTACACAGTACAATACACCAATTGCAGATTTTGAGGCCAACTATACAACCATCTATGCCGGTTCTAAAATATCGTTTACCAATAAATCCAAACATGCTCCAACTTCTTATCAATGGCGTGTAGATACAGGTGCAGCTAATTTAGTTTCTCCCCAAACAAACTTATCTAATATTACATTTAAAACTCCGGGAGTTTATACCGTTACATTATCTGCCACCAATAGTTTTGGAACAGACGTGGAGGTTAAAACAAATTACATTACCGTATTGTCTGGACCAAAAGGGTGCGATACCTTGTATTGGGAAAATAATCCTTTTTCAAATAATCCAAATCCAAATAAATGGTCGGCTTCTTTGTGGACATATCCTGATGCAGCAGCAAGCGGTGGTCATGCGTTTGGTGTAAATAGTTTATTACACAAAGAGATTGCACAATTGTACGGAGTAAGTAACGGATTGAATTATGTTCATAGAATAACGTTGTTGCTTGGTAAAACAAGTGCACCTGCATCTAGTATTGCATCTAAATACATAAAGATTAAGGTATATGGATTGGATTCCATTACAAGAAAACCGGTGGATATTAACGCTCCGGTAACGAATGTTCCTCTATCTACTTTGCTAAATGCTTCACCTTCCGGTATTAAAACTGTTATCATTAATTTACCTGCTATTAAAATTCCATCTGTAGGAATTGCAGGTGTTAAGCCTGATAGTTTCTTTGTGAGTATTGCAATGCAGGGTGGTGGATTAAACGAAGGTAATTTGCAATGGGCTGCAAGCAATGGAGATACAATGGCGTTGATTGGGTCTAGTTTTGCACCAGTTCAAAATCCAAATGAGGATTTAATTTGGTATAAAAAAGCTGATAATTCTTGGTGTCATTTAAAGGCAAGTGGCGGCTGTACTCCATGGGATTTTATTTCGAAATCTCATATTCATATGTTTCCTCATATGACAGATTTAGCACCTGAAGTTCAGTTTACCACAAGTTCAGACACTATTTGTGAGAATGATTTTATTGTGTTTGACGCTACTAACTCAAAATTCAATACTTCGCTAGGTTGGGATTTTGGAGGAGGTAAGCCGAATGTTTCTTCAAGAATTGTAGATACAATTTATTTTACGAACAGTGGTTCAACTCCCAAAACGTATAATGTAAAATTGGTAGGTGTTTCATCAGGGTGTGCAAATCTTACAGACACATTGATTAAAACAATAGTTGTTAATCCCAAACCACAAATTAATGTGTCTTTATCTCCCGGCAATTCAATTTGTATAGGTTCAGGAGATACGCTTACGGCTGTGGCTTCAGGTGCTAGTTCTTACAGTTGGTCGCCATCCTCTGGATTGAGTGCTACAATTGGAGATACAGTAAAAATTGTTCCGTTGCTGAATAATCAAACATACGAGGTTGCTGCAACAACTGCTAATGGTTGTTATGGGGCTACATCTTTTAATGTTTACTTAGATACGATGCCTGTTGCAAATGGAAATGTATCTGTAACCAATACTATTCCTAATCAGTTTATAAATTTAGATGCTACAACCAGTTCGAATGTAGCTACTTTTGTTTGGTCAATGCCTGGCGCAACACCTGCATCATCAACCTCTCCGCTAGCAACCATAAAATACACCAGCGCAGGAACGTATACTGTTAATTTGAAAGTAACAAACAGTTGTGGTTCCGATAGTTCATTCTCCCAAATAATTACAATAACACCTAATACGGGAATAGGAGAATGGTTTACCACCAAACACATTACCTCTATGTATAGTGCTGATGATAAATCAGTTTTCGTATCGGTAAATAATTTAGCAAGTATGGAAAATGCTACACTTGTTTTGACTAATCAGTTAGGTCAGCAAAATTATGTTCAAGCAATTGATATACAAAACGGTCAGAATAGCTACGCTGTGCCTGCAAGTACGTTGTCTAAAGGGATTTACTATTTAACAATTGGGAATGTAAAAGGAATGTATGTGAATAAAATTGTTGTACAGTAAATAGAGCGATATTTTAAATGAAAGCCGAGCTCCATATTATTTGGAGCTCGGCTTTTTATTATAATAACCTATACCTGTAAAACAATAAAGTTTGTAAATTGTTTATTGAGTGTTATATTTTTTTAGTTTAGAAAGTGAAACAAAAAAGTAAAAAGGTTTGCATTGTTGGTTCCGGAATTGCAGGTTTGGCCTGCGCAGCTCGGCTGGCGGCTAAAGGATACGCTGTTGCTTGTTTTGAAGCAAACTCCTATTATGGAGGCAAGCTTACTTCGTTTGAGAAAGATGGCTTTAGATTTGATGCAGGCCCTTCGCTTTTTACCATGCCCCAATTGGTTGATGATGTATT is drawn from Bacteroidota bacterium and contains these coding sequences:
- a CDS encoding S8 family serine peptidase, which translates into the protein MKKLLFLFIALPAFIFSQLNTNSYQSKRLWVKLKNPSLSITSVSGVSQEATIPDVFTNFGKSVRINKVSKSFTNISNFPALQNIYEVDLASVNDVGRAIKVLKSSPEVEYAESIPLEKLSYNPNDPNYSAQWELAKINASGAWNLNKGSTSVVVAVIDDAIQINHADLASSIWVNSLDNNTNGVDNDNNGYIDDKNGFDVADNDNDPSPTSAQFFHGTQVAGAAAATTDNAKGVASIGFKIKIMPIKASNVANAITHGYEGILYAAINKANVICLAWGSPVATVTGQSIIDFAYSKGCVIVAAAGNDNTNAMYYPAAYNNVIAVASTNNGDVKSSFSNFGNWIDVSAPGDNIFTTTYTMVANSGYSTASGTSISAGIVSGLCGLMLSYKPAVTQQDIENCLKNNADQSIYSLAGNTAYAGLLGSGRIESSSALSCLLGTQYNTPIADFEANYTTIYAGSKISFTNKSKHAPTSYQWRVDTGAANLVSPQTNLSNITFKTPGVYTVTLSATNSFGTDVEVKTNYITVLSGPKGCDTLYWENNPFSNNPNPNKWSASLWTYPDAAASGGHAFGVNSLLHKEIAQLYGVSNGLNYVHRITLLLGKTSAPASSIASKYIKIKVYGLDSITRKPVDINAPVTNVPLSTLLNASPSGIKTVIINLPAIKIPSVGIAGVKPDSFFVSIAMQGGGLNEGNLQWAASNGDTMALIGSSFAPVQNPNEDLIWYKKADNSWCHLKASGGCTPWDFISKSHIHMFPHMTDLAPEVQFTTSSDTICENDFIVFDATNSKFNTSLGWDFGGGKPNVSSRIVDTIYFTNSGSTPKTYNVKLVGVSSGCANLTDTLIKTIVVNPKPQINVSLSPGNSICIGSGDTLTAVASGASSYSWSPSSGLSATIGDTVKIVPLLNNQTYEVAATTANGCYGATSFNVYLDTMPVANGNVSVTNTIPNQFINLDATTSSNVATFVWSMPGATPASSTSPLATIKYTSAGTYTVNLKVTNSCGSDSSFSQIITITPNTGIGEWFTTKHITSMYSADDKSVFVSVNNLASMENATLVLTNQLGQQNYVQAIDIQNGQNSYAVPASTLSKGIYYLTIGNVKGMYVNKIVVQ